Genomic segment of Nothobranchius furzeri strain GRZ-AD chromosome 12, NfurGRZ-RIMD1, whole genome shotgun sequence:
ACCGTAGCTCAGATCTGCCTTGGAGTCATTTGAACACCTAATCTGCAAATGACACACAGTGGAAATGACAAAGCCCATTAACACAATGACCCCTGCAATATGGCTACAAACATGCTGGATCTGAAAGATAAAGTCCAGATGTATTATTTTGATCACTGACTGTAAAGATGTCTCCATAAAAGCAACATGTATGAATCTGGAAACAGGATTTCTGAAGTCACTTGATTCTACTCCAGCTGGGATAAACCTTCTCAGTTTTCCACCATTGTATAATTTTATTTAGATCAATCTAAAAACTAATGACAATAACATTTGCCTTTACATTGCAGCTGTAATtacatttatttaaattagtttTCCTTATTTAGAGATACACATACAATAAAAGCCAATTTGGTACTGAATGCGCATTTATGTTTTTAACCACCACTATGAGTTGAAAATTAATGATGGGACAGTAGAAAAAAATGAAATATAACATTATATACATCCTTCAAAATTCATATTATTCAATAATCTTAATTATTCTCTTTTCTAGCACAATAAATTGGGTGAACACTGTAAAAATATACCCAAGAATATGACACTTACATGAAACAATGTTGCTTTTTATATTAATAATGTCAAATAATGTTTAATTGATATTTATTTAATTTCTGTTTTATCTTTGAATTACTAAAGTGGAAGTCTCATGTTTAGCGAACAagcatttttatacatttttcttGCAGGCAAGTGTAGGAGAAACTGGttggctcagccatattgtagcgttgtggttttatgctcttttatggaagaggaaccatcctacgtattaattcggaatattaatacgttcctcacgttacacaagtTATACTTAAAACATTTTTGCTTTTAATAATGTCAAACACTCAAATCTTGCACTTTGTGCGAAGGCAATCATTTGTCCTTGTAAATAATTTCAAGAGCAATTCTAAATCGAACCATGACATCCATGACACCAATTTGGAACAACAAATATTGTTTTATATTTCACACTTTGTTTTTTGAGAATTACTCAATTACTAATTACTTGAATTGATGTACTTTTGTTTCTCAGGGTTTCATTACCTTGCTTGACTGAAACAAATCTTTTATTGGCGGCTTGAAACACTACTTGTGGATGATTCTCCTCCAGATCAAAGAGCTCATCTTTTCCTGGCTTGGTGCACCGTCCGGAACGCAGTGTTCCAGTGGGGCCCACTGGGGTCAAATATTTCCCATCGCAATCCTTAAAGGCCAGTTTACCCGACTTCAGCTCCAATGTGAAGGTGGTTGTGTTGTTGTTTACCTTCACCAGTTTGCCATCATTGCTTAGAAATCGGCTGTCACAGGTTTTCAGGCTGTACTTGCCGTCTTGGTAAACCAAAGTGACCAAAGAGTCCCCCCCCCAGGGGATGTTGCTATCCACTGAGATCTCTCCATCTGAGGCAGACAGGTGTGCATAGCGCTTACGTGCCACACTGAGCAGGCTGGCTTGTGGGTGTAAAGCTAAATGAACAGCCCATAGCTCCTGTTCCCCGATGGTCTGGGCAAAGCAGGACAGATAGTCTGCTGAGCCTCCAAAGTATCGCAGGTAAGGTTCCGATTGCAGTGCCCAGCGACCATCAAACTGGGGCACAATAAGAAATCGACATTCAGAGTCAGGCTTCTCTGCCCCGCAAATGATCTTTCCATCATTGTCAGAAGCCAGATAGCGTCCCAGGTGACTGCGCAGGAAGACCACTTGACCATCTTGCTCTTCTTGTTCCAAGGTCCAAATTTGTTTCTTCTTCAGACTGATGCCTGAAGCGTTGACTTTGAAACCGAAGGCCTCTGCTGTCAGGTAGCGGTTCTCATGGTTAATCAGGCCAAACTGCAGCTTCAGAGCCCTGTTAATGCCGTTAGTTGGCATGCTTGAGCAGGCTGCACGCTAAAAGACAGCAAGCAAAGAAGTTTAGACAAGTAAGTAAAATGGTGATGAGGGAAATTAGGCACAAGACAGAgagtcaaaaacaaaaacaattgatTTCCTTCTTCCCCTGTCGAGCTGTGAAGTTACCCTTATTTCCCTTGAATTTTTTTTGTTGCTTCCCTCTCAAGCCACTTTCCCTCTTTTCCCCCGCAGGACTTGTACATGCACTTGCTCTCAGTTCCTTAATGAATTAGGATTAAACAGGACACAGCAAGACAATCCAACAAGCTGCTGATGTCACATACCAGTGGACTAACCAGGAACCTCCCCTCCTTATTCTCCTTCACCAGTTTACCTTCACTAACCTCTGCCTCAttctctctctcattcacacctttttcttttcttttttttctttttttctgtcaaTTTCAGTCTGCTATCCTGTcttttaacaaaaacaaacaaacaaacaaacaaaaacacttaTTTGTCAACCAGTAATTGTTTCTCATGTGGCAACACTATCCAGTCCAACCTGATTTGATCTGCCAGAGCACCAGTCTAATTGAATAATGTCTAGAGTGAAGGTGCTTGTACCCTGATACTTTCATTTCAAGGACATTTCAGGCAGGATTTTTAATGTTTAATATGCGGATGTTTCTGGGTACATGAACATGTCCCAATTTCTAGGAATATGCAGCAGAGAATAAAAATGTATTCACAAAGTACCTCTTTCACTGCAATAATGCATTCAGCTGAGTGATTTAAAATTATCCTAAATCCTAAAACAGTTAAAAGGGTCTCTCCATGAAAACGTTTCCACCAATGTGTCGCCTACAGGTTCAATGTGGCTCTTGTAGGAGAAGCATTACATTTGTTTTGAGTCTGAGAAATGTAAGTATGTGAAGTCTTTCAGCTTAGCCAAGGGATTTGAATAACACTGATTTGAATGTGCAGTCATTTGCCTTTTCTTCACTTTAGCCTTGATTGCTTCTCAGACTTGTTCTTTCTAATAGTTCCTAGATAAGATTTATGTTTTGGCACTAGAAACTTGAAGTCACAGAGAAAATTTCAGAAAAATCCCATCTTTCACAGGCACAACACAACAGCTACACCTATTCAAAATGTTAGGTATGAGTACACTAAATGGATTCTTTGAGTCACACATCAAAAAAAATCTTACGGCTACAGTTTTGCCTCAGTTGATCCAAAATATCTGTTGCAAAACACATCCACTTACTTGTGTATGACACAAAAACTTGTGCTTATTATACTGTCACTTACAAACACAACACTACTGTTACGCTTCACAAATTCTTCATTGCAGGTACACAAATTTGTTACTGCAAGTTACTGAATATAGAATTCCTGCTCTAATAAATTTGCTCCACTTAGTCCAACAACTCTGGAGAATAAGTAATTCAAACACTTGTATTAACATCTTCCCAAAAGCATatggttttgtcttttttttttccttaccACAAACACAAATGAGTGAACGCAACtgcacaaaactgctgatgtgagTCACAAATGCTGCTTTTCAAGCTACACATTCTTTTTTTTACACTGCCCTATTTTGCACCACTTGTCTCAGTCAGATACCGGAGCTTGTGTGTGATTTGTATGGTCGTCCAGCAGAGGGCGTTGCTGACCTAAGTATAACAAACCAGAAActcactttttttcttttttttcacaaaaggttcccagtcacgtgacccgatgctgtacttgaaaaattcaacaaatactcagattaatacctacacggagtagatagctgcttctctaattcttgccactttttacattaatagttttatcatgagtgttttattagttcttatatttgcttatctcttaattaattttttttctatcttaccttctgcaccaaaataccgcagcaatttcctaatgttgtgacttggcacacatatggcaataaaaacttctgattctgattctgaccaACTTTAGAGGCACTCCATCATCTGATTCCTCTCATGAAGATACCTCACTAGGAGACGAGCTTAACCGTTTCTTTGCCCGTTTTTGATACTCCTACAGCAGGGGTGCCGTCCACACCTGGCAATGCCACAGCACATCTGTCACCCTGTCCTTCCAGCAACATCAGGTGAGGCGTGCACTCTTGCCGGTTAACCCAAAGAAGAAAGCCGGTCCGGATGAGGTGTCGAGTAAGGTCCTACAGGGGTGTGCCAATGAACTGGCGGGTGTCCTAACTGGGTTATTTAACTCCTCACTGGCCCAGGCAGTGGTTCCATCCTGCTTCAAGGGAGCTAcaattgttccagttccaaaaaaATCTTTTGCAAAGGACCTCAATAATTTTAGACCTTTGGCACTGACATTTGCTGTTATGAAGTGCTTCGAGAGGCTTGTTCTTCAACATCTCAAGTCATGTCTTCCAGTGAACTTTGATCTGTACCAGTTTGCCTACAGAAAGAACCGTTGCACCGATGACGCTATCACCACAGTCCTTCATGCAGTTCACATCCATCTAGAACGTCCAGACACCCACGCTAGATTGCTTTTCATGGatttcagctcagcattcaacacgatTCTCCCAGAAATCCTAAAGAAGAAAATGTTAGAGCTGAATTTCGACCCCCTCTTGTGCGATTGGATTAAGGACTTTCTCACAAATCGCCGGCAGGCAGTCAAAATTGGTCAGTGTTGTTCACCCACCCTAACACTCAGTACTggctctccacagggctgtgtgctgagtCCCCTTTTGTACACCTTGTACACCTCAGACTGCCAGCCCTTACACCCCCATAATTCCATCATCAAATTTGCCGACGATACCACGGTGGTGGGATTGATTAAGGGAGGGGAGGAGACAGCTTACAGAGAAGAAATACAGGCACTTAAGATGGTGCACTCTGAATAACCTGCTGTTAAATACAATAAAGACTAAAGAAATGAGAGTGGATTTCAGGAAAGGACTGAGGGATCATGCTTCTCTGACAATTGAGGGGGCAGAGGTGGAGCGGGTAGCCACATTCAAGTTCCTTGGGACACACCTTCAAGAGGACCTGAAGTGGACAACAAATACCTCAGCAACAGTCAAAAAAGCTCGGCAGAGGCTCTGTTTCCTACGAGTGTTGAAGAGGAACCATCTTGAGGAGTGGCTGTTGATGTCTTTTTATAGGGCTGCCATTGAATCAGTGCTGGGGGGTACTCCTTTACCGTGTGGTTTGTGGCCTGTTCAGCAGCAGACAAGGCCTTGCAGAGGATTATTTAGATCGTCAGAAAAAATAATCGGATGCCCACTGCTCACCCTGGAGAGCATCGCCAGCTCCAGAGGTCTGAGTAGAGCTCAACGGATCATAGCAGGCTCTTCTCATCCAGGACATCACCTTTTACAACTGCTTCCGTCAGGGAGACGTTTCAGGTCCCTGAGGTGCAGAACCAAtagactgaaggacagcttttACCTGTGGGCAGTGAGAATTTTAAATGGTTCGATGTGATCACAGGGTGGGCCTccttcatttttttctttttaagcgAAGGAGTTTGTTGTCCCCGGCTTCTTCGAGCGTCGATCCCAGCCACCACAGCCAGCTCTGCAGTTTCAGAGGAGCTGGGCACAGGATCGGATGCTGTCTCTAGGGTAACAGGGATCACAGCCTGGGCCACAGAGGTCTTTGGGGCCAGAAGGACATGGTCAGGTTCCTCTGTGAGCGTGCAGTAATCCTTTTGTGGCAGCAAAGCAGAGTTTGAGAGAGCGGACCACACCTGAGCTGGAAGTTGACGAAGCAAAACATGGCCAAAGAGGAATCCTCCATCGTCTGAACCAAGCAGGGAGAACATGCTCTTCACAAGCTCAAGGGTGGTGCCATCTCTGATGCTGGCGGGGGACAGCAGCTTCTCCGCTCATTCTGCGTCGGACAGG
This window contains:
- the LOC107376447 gene encoding fascin-2; protein product: MPTNGINRALKLQFGLINHENRYLTAEAFGFKVNASGISLKKKQIWTLEQEEQDGQVVFLRSHLGRYLASDNDGKIICGAEKPDSECRFLIVPQFDGRWALQSEPYLRYFGGSADYLSCFAQTIGEQELWAVHLALHPQASLLSVARKRYAHLSASDGEISVDSNIPWGGDSLVTLVYQDGKYSLKTCDSRFLSNDGKLVKVNNNTTTFTLELKSGKLAFKDCDGKYLTPVGPTGTLRSGRCTKPGKDELFDLEENHPQVVFQAANKRFVSVKQGVSISANQDVETDMETFQMEIDKESKKSMFRTNGGSFWTLVTHGEIQSTATDMEVNAMFDIEWRGRRVALKASNGKYVSTKKNGQLSAVSETVDDDELFLMKLINRPMLILRGENGFVCHHKNSNTLDANRSVYDIFSVTFNNGAYNIKSANGKFWYISSSGLVYSDGERSEDFFLEFPEHGRIAIKGSNGKYLRGDQGGMLMCDGVSVDVSSLWEY